The Metallibacterium scheffleri region AAGGAACATAGACGTCCTTCTTCAGGGCGCTTCCAAACGGCCCGGCTTTAAGTGCATGTTTGTCGGCAGACGACACTTGCTCGAATCCGCACCACACCCACCCCTCCGGCAACTTGGGCAAGCCGCTGGTATCGGGCGCCGCAGGTTCCTTGTACTTGCCATTGCCCTTCCACTGGCTGCGACGGGTGTCGAGGATGCGCTTGAGAAGTTGTTCCCCCGTTTCATAGGGCAGGGCCGCTCCCGGCTTCCTGCCTCCCGCGGCATTCGCACTTCCCTGTGCAGCAAGCTCGGCGCCGGTCTCGAAGCTGCGGCCTTCGCGACGGGCGCGGTCGGCTTCGGTCTCAACGAGCCGGCCTTCGACGGCGGCCTTGAGCACGGAAGCCTTGTAGCGCTTGAGCTGCGCCTTGACGCGCTGCAGGCTGGCCACGGCCTGGTCTAGGCGGGAGAACTGCTTTTCGATCTCGGCGACAATGCGGCGCTGTAAAGCAAGTGGAGCCAGCGGCAAGCGTATATCGCTGATCTTGCTCGCGTTCACGTTGGGGATAGCGATGCCAGAAGTGTTGTCAGCAATCTGCTGCCAATAGTCGCGGCTCTTGAGGAAGTAAGCCAAATATCGCCCTTCCACCGTAGGGCCGGGGCGGAAGCGGATGAGGTAAGACGCGAACACGGATGGCTTCACTCGGGTGATCAAATAACTCACGCCGACCGATCCAGCGCGCGAGATGACAATGTCTCCCTCGTGCAAGAGGTATTTGTCGACGTCTGGCGGTTCGTCGGTGCAAAACGGAACAGTGGACCAATCTATCTCCCCGGATGTGATGTCTGTGGTTCGCAGCAGTCGAATACGACCGCCTTCGCTCATTGCCTTCGTGGTCCAGCCGTATTGCGGTTTAGAGCAAA contains the following coding sequences:
- a CDS encoding restriction endonuclease subunit S; the encoded protein is MRWSTVTIGGVCSKPQYGWTTKAMSEGGRIRLLRTTDITSGEIDWSTVPFCTDEPPDVDKYLLHEGDIVISRAGSVGVSYLITRVKPSVFASYLIRFRPGPTVEGRYLAYFLKSRDYWQQIADNTSGIAIPNVNASKISDIRLPLAPLALQRRIVAEIEKQFSRLDQAVASLQRVKAQLKRYKASVLKAAVEGRLVETEADRARREGRSFETGAELAAQGSANAAGGRKPGAALPYETGEQLLKRILDTRRSQWKGNGKYKEPAAPDTSGLPKLPEGWVWCGFEQVSSADKHALKAGPFGSALKKDVYVPSGYKIYGQEQVIRGDHSFGDYFIEEAKFRELENCTVKPGDLLISLVGTAGKVLVLPENARPGIINPRLIKLSLNPSFIAPAYAAYMLQSAWATLFFKGQAHGGTMEILNLGIVKTLPVPLPPLREQHRIVAEVDRRLSIVREVEAEVDANLKRAQALRQSVLTRAFAGDAG